The following is a genomic window from Crossiella equi.
GGATCATGACGAACGCGGAGGCGACGAGCACCCCGATCAGCAGGCCCGGTTTGGCCGGGGCCTTCTCCTGGTGCGGTGAGGGAACGGTGGACGTGCTCGTCATCAGAAGGACTCCTGCGGGTCCGTTGGCGCGGTGTGCGGGAGGCGGGGAGAGCGCAGCGCACGGCACAGCGAGCCCCCGGATGTCACCTGTTCAGGGTAACCGGATCCTCAAGTTGTTTTTGTGGCTAAAAGGTTCAGCTGGTGAGGTACCGGTCACACCCACTGGTCAACAACCGGCGGCACCCCGGGCATTCCCGGCCGCCGACGACGAACGGCCCGAACCCGCCGGGGCAGGCTCGCGCCCCGGGGGTGCCACCGGCACCCGGGCGGCGAACCCGACGCCGCGGACGCCGGTGACCAGGTTGACGTGGCTGGCCAACCGTTGATGTTGTCGTAGCTGGCGAAGCTGGCCGTTCCGGCGGCGGGCGTCAGGCCGGACGGGCTGGTGGAGGATTCGCGCTGGGCTCACGCCAGCTCGCGGCGCCAGGTCTGGCTGAGGAGGTCCTGGCCGAAGCTGTGGTGCGGCTCCTCCTCGACCAGCTCGAAGCCCTGTGCCTGGTAGATCCGGCGGGCCGAGCCGAGCACGTCGTTGGTCCAGAGCGTGATCGCCCGGTACCCCGCCTCGCGCGCGTGCGAGAGGCGCTGCTCGACCAGTCCGCCACCCAGGCCCAGGCCCCGGGTGGCGGGGTCGACCAGCAGCAGGCGCAGCTTGGCGGTGTGCTCGTCGGCGGGCACGCAGAACACGCAGCCCCGGCGCCGGCCGTCCACCTCGGCGATCCAGGCCGCGTGCCGACCGCCCTCGGGCTCCTGGGTGTACTCGGCGACGATGCGCGTGACCAGGGCCTCGAACTCGGTGTTCCAGGCGTACTCGCGGGC
Proteins encoded in this region:
- a CDS encoding GNAT family N-acetyltransferase, producing MTALLRPLDQPGDLGWVIQAHGELYAREYAWNTEFEALVTRIVAEYTQEPEGGRHAAWIAEVDGRRRGCVFCVPADEHTAKLRLLLVDPATRGLGLGGGLVEQRLSHAREAGYRAITLWTNDVLGSARRIYQAQGFELVEEEPHHSFGQDLLSQTWRRELA